CCGCTCGTCCTGGAGCGGATGCCGACCACCCTCACCCTCACCGTGCTGGCTATGGGCCTCGCGCTGGCGGTGGCGCTCCCCGTCGGCATCTACGGCGCCGTCCGGCGCAACTCCCCGGTAGACCACGTGGCCACCGTCGTCGTCTTCCTGGGGCAGTCCATGCCGGTGTTCTGGACCGGCATCATGCTAATCCTGCTATTCGCGGTCCAGTGGCGTCTCCTCCCCGTCTCAGGCTGGCAGAGCTGGTCGGCAGCGGTGCTCCCGGCGCTCACCCTCGGGAGCTTCTCCGCCCCGCTCCTCCTGCGCATCGTGCGGTCGAGCATGCTCGAGGTCCTCAACCTGGACTACGTCCGCACGGCCCGGGCCACGGGTGTATCCGAGTGGGGGGTGATCCTGCGGCACGCCCTCAAGAACGCAGCTCTGCCCCTGGTAACGGTGGCCGGGCTCCAGTTCGGCCTGCTCCTGGGCGGGGCCGTCATCACCGAGAGCGTGTTTGCCGTTCCCGGCGTCGGCCGCCTGATCGTGGACGCCATCCGCCAACTCGACTTCCCCGTCGTCCAGGCGGCCGTGTTCCTCCTGGCCATGATCGTGGTCGGCGTCAACTTCGTGGTGGACCTGCTCTACCTTTTCCTCAACCCCCAGATCCGGCTCCGGTAAGCGATGGCCATCAGGACGCTGCCCCGGGAGCAGGTCGAATACGCCGCCGAGGTGCCGCGGGCGGGCGAGCGGTCGCGGGTCTGGCGGAAGCTGGCGCGCAATCCCATGGCGCTCCTGGGGAGCCTCATCCTCCTCGTCGTCATGGGCGTCGCCTTGGCCGCCCCGTTCGTCGCGCCTCACGATCCGGCCAAGCAGAGCCTCATCCGCCGCTTCGTGCCGCCGTTCTGGGCCACGGGCGGGCACCCCGCCCACCTGCTCGGCACCGATCAGGTTGGGCGGGATGTCCTCTCCCGCATCATCCACGGGGCCCGCATCTCGCTGCTGGTCGGCGTGTCGGCGGTGGTGGTGAGCGTGATCCTGGGCGTCACGCTGGGGCTCCTGAGCGGCTATGTGGGGGGCCGCCCGGACATGGTCATCATGACCATCGTGGACGTGACGCTGTCCTTCCCGCAGCTCCTGCTGGCACTGGCCTTCGTCGCCGCGCTGGGGCCCAGCCTGGTGACGATCATCGTCGTCCTCGGCGCGACCGGCTGGGAACGGTACGCAAGGGTCGTCAGGGCCGAGGTGCTGGCGCTGCGCGAGAAGGATTTCGTCGAGGCGGCGCGGGCCATGGGCGCCGGCTCGTTCCGGACGCTCGTCCGGCACGTGCTCCCCAACACTTTCTCGTCCGTCATCGTGCTGTCGACCCTGCAAGTCGCTCAGGCTATCCTGCAGGAGGCCGCGCTCTCGTTCCTCGGCGTGGGGAGCGGGCGGGCCTACCCGACCTGGGGCCAGATGATCGCCCTCGGCCGAGACTTCGTGACCGTGGCGTGGTGGCTGCCGACCTTCCCTGGTCTGGCGATCCTCTTGACCGTCCTTGCCATCAACCTGGTCGGGGACCGGCTCCGCGACGCCTTCGACCCGCGGGTGACCTAGGCGGGCACAGGCTTTCCCCGCCAGCCTGAGCCGAGTCCAGACCGACCCGCGGATGGACGTTTTCCTTCAGCTCCTCATCGGTGGGATCCTGCAGGGCGGCATCTACGCCCTGGGCGCCTTCGGTCTCTCGCTGATCTTCGGCGTCCTCCGCGTGCTGAACGTCGCCCACGGCGACTTCCTGGTGCTCGGCGGGCTCGCCACCTACTGGCTCTACACCACCTTCGGCCTCTCCCCGTTCCTCGGGATCGGGCTGGTCCTCCCGGCCTTCGGCCTCGTCGGCATGGTGACCGAGCGGCTCCTCATCCGGCCGATCCGCGCCCGGACGCCGCACGAGTTCCTGGTCGCTTCGATCCTGATCACGCTCGGCCTCGCCCTCGCCATCGAGGACCTGAGCGCCTTCTCGATGGTCCAGCCGGTGAAGGGAATCGACTACACGCTCGCGCCGCTCCGCGTCGGCAGCGTGGTGATCTCGAGCCTCCGTCTCATCTCCCTCGCCGTGATCCTGAGCCTCGCCCTCGCCCTTCACGCGTTCCTGACGCGGAGTCTGGAAGGCAAAGCGATCCGCGCCGTGATCGAGGACAGGGAGGGCGCGATGCTCGCCGGAATCAACCTCTCCGCGGTCTCCCGCAACACCTTCGGGATCGGAATCGCCCTCACGGCGGTCGCGGGAGTCTTCTTCGTCACGATCATCCCGGTCGAGCCCCACCTCGGGATCCCGCTGACCCTCAAGTACCTCTCGATCATCGTCCTCGGCGGGCTGGGCAACCTGCCCGGCACGCTGCTCGGCGCGGTGATCCTGGGTCTCGCCGAGTCGCTGGTCGGCTTCTGGCTCGGAGCCGAATGGTCGGTGACCGTGGCCTTCGTGATCCTCGTGACCATCCTGCTCCTCCGCCCCCGCGGGCTCCTGGGATGACGCGGCTCGCGATCTTCCTCCTCTGCCTGGCCACCGCCGCCGTGCTCCCGCTGCTGACGACCACCTACGTGACCTCGCTCTTCCTCGCCCTCTTCCTCACCGCGGCGCTCGCCCAGAGCTACGATCTCGTCGGGGGCCACCTGGGTTATATGAACCTCGGTCACGCGGCCTTCTTCGGCATCGGCGCCTACACCTTCGGCATCCTCTACGCCGGGGGCTGGGGGCTCCCCCGCGCCTGGATCGCGGCAGTCCTGCTCCCGGTGGCGGCCGCACTGGTGATGAGCTACCCGTTCTTCCGCCTCCGCGGCGCCTACTTCGCCCTCGCCACGTTCGGGCTCGTCGTCCTCCTGGAGCGCCTCACCTCCAACCTCGCGTGGCTCACCCGGGGCTCGGAGGGACTCACGATCCCGCCTGGCTACCGCCTCTACCCGGCCTACTACGTCCTGCTCGGGCTCTGCGCCTTCCTCACCGTCGCCATCTGGTGGCTCTCGCGCTCGCGGATCGGGCTCGCGCTGGTGGCGATCCGGGAGGACGAGGACGCGATCGGCGCGTACGGGGTCGCGCCTTTTCGCTTCAAGTGCGCGGCGCTCACGGCGAGCGCCGGGGTGGCGGGCCTGGTCGGCGCCGTCTACACCTGGCAGGCCACGTACATCACGCCGGTGGACATCTTCAGCATCGAGCGGGCCGTCGGGCCCGTCGTCATGGCGATGATCGGCGGCTCGGGAACCGTGCTCGGGCCGCTGGTGGGCTCCCTTCTGATCGAGGCGATTCGCGAGGCCTTGCGCCTCAAGACCCAGTACCTCGCGCTCACCGTCTACGGCGGGATGCTGATTCTGGTCGGCCTCTTCATCCCCGGCGGCCTGATGCGGCTCGCACGGGGTCGATTCGGGCGCGCCCGCGCAACGGAGGGACGGAAATGACGATGTTCTGGCTGGTGGTGGCGGCGCTCCTCGAGGTGGGCGGCGACGCCTCCATGCGGCTCGGTCTGCGCGGCCAGGCGTGGGGATACGCCCTCGGATCAATTCTCCTTGCGGCCTATGGCTTGCTGGTCAACCAACCCGCGTTACATTTCGGCCGGCTCCTCGGGCTCTACATCGTCGTCTTCTTCCTGGTGAGCCAAGCCCTGGCGTGGGGAATCTTCGGCGAGCGCCCGAGTTGGGGCCTCATCGCCGGCGGAAGTCTCGTCGTGGCCGGTGGGCTGATCATTCAGCACAGCTCACCGTGACGTTCCCGACTCTGAGTGCTCAACCAGACCGTGGATACTACGCGGGCGTCCGACCCTTCAGCCGGACCCGGCCCTCACGAGGCGGCGGGCGCGCCCAAACACGCGGGCGAGCATCGGGCGCGTGAGCTTCCCGGTGAAGGTGTTCTGCTGGCTCGGATGGTAGGACGCGATCAGCGTGACCCCGTCGGGGAACCGCACTTCGGCGCCGTGGGAGAAGCGCGGCTTCGGCCTGAGGCCGGGCCGACCGAGCGCGGCGCGCGCCCGCAGAAACGCGTCGAAGGCGATTCGCCCGAGCGCGACCACAACCGTCACGCGCTCGAGGAGCCGGAGCTCGGCCTCCAGGTACGGCTGACAGCGCGCCATCTCGCGCGGGGTCGGCTTGTTGCCGGGCGGCGCGCAGCGGACGGCCGCCGTGATGTACGCCCCTGTGAGGGCGAAGCCGTCGCCGACGTGGGTGGAGGACGCTCGGGAGGCGAAGCCAGCTTCGTGGAGGGCCCGCGCCAGCCATTGACCGCTGCCGTCGCCGGTGAACATGCGACCGGTGCGGTTCCCCCCGTGGGCCGCGGGGGCGAGGCCGAGGATCAGGAGCCGGGCCGCCGGGTCGCCAAAGCCGGGAAGCGGGCGCGCCCAGTAGCTCTGGCCCGCGTAACGGCGTGGTGGACGCGCAGCCACGGCTTCCCGGTGACGGACGAGCCGCGGGCAGAGGCGGCAGGCGATGACCGTGGCCTGGAGCGGGGTCAGCGACGCCAGGGCCCGGTCGCCGGCAGTCTCAGCCCCGCGAACCAGGAGGTCCAGCCGGGTCGTGAGACCGAGCGGTACCAAGGTAAGCGTTGATCACGCGCGGCGAGGTGGAGACCTCGGCGGGCGTCCCCTCAGCGATCTTCTCGCCGTGGTGAAGCACCACGACGCGGTCGGACAGCGCCATGATAGCCTTCATGATGTGCTCGATCATGACCACCGTGGTCCCCTCCCCGCGGAGGACCTGGATCAGCGCCATCAGCTCGCGCGCCTCGTGGCCGCGGAGGCCGGAGAGCACCTCGTCCAGCAGGAGCAGCTCGGGCCCGGTGGCGAGGGCCCGCGCGATCTCCAGGCGCTTGCGGTCCGCGAGCGGCAGCGCGCCGGGTGCATCGCCCGCGCGCGCGCCGAGCCGGACGCGCTCGAGAAGCCGGACCGCCTCGGCGCGGCTCATCACGCGGCCGTTGCCGCGGCGGCGGCCGAAGGAGCCCGCGACGAGCACGTTCTCGAGAACCGACAGCTCGGGGAGAAACCTCACGATCTGAAAAGTCCGGGCGATGCCGGCCCAGCAGATCCGGTGGGCGGACCAGCCCGTGATCGGCTGACCCTTGAAGTGAATCCGGCCTCCCGACGGCCGGACGAAGCCCGTGATAGCGTTGAAGAGCGTGGTCTTGCCGGCCCCGTTGGGGCCGATGAGGCCGACGATCTCCCCGCGCTCGACTGCCAGGCTCACGTTGGAGAGCGCGGCCAGGCCGCCGAACGAGACCGAGAGTCGATCCACCGAAAGCAAGGCCATGGCGGGATGATACCTAGATCCCCGCGCACCGACAAGCCGGGGCGACCACCGGTGGGCGGCGAATCCGAGCGATGGCGTCCAGGGTCCCGACGCTGATCGTCCACGGCGGAGCGGGCGCCGACCCGGCCGAGGGACGCGACGAGCTGAGGGCCGGCCTCCGCGAGGCCGTGACGGCGGGCTGGGGCGTGCTGTCGGGAGGTGGCGGCGCCCTCGACGCCGTCGAAGCCGCGGTTCGGAGCCTCGAGGGCCACCCTCGCTTCAACGCGGGCCGCGGCGCAGCCCTGACCCGGGACGGAACGGTCGAGCTCGACGCGTCTATCATGGAGGGCGATCGGCTCCGCGCGGGAGCGGTCGGCGGCGTGACGCGCATCGCCCACCCGATCACGCTCGCGCGGCGAATCCTGGAGGACGGCCAGCACGTCCTCCTGGTCGGCGAGGGCGCGCTTGCCTTTGCCCGGGAGCAGGGTCTGCCCGAATGCGATCCCAGCGAGCTCGTCACCGAGCGCCAGCTCAAGCGCTGGGAAGCCGCACGACGCGGGAACACCGTCGGCGCGGTAGCGCTCGACCTTCACGGGACGATCGCCGCGGCGACCTCCACGGGGGGGACGGCGGGGAAGCTCCCGGGGCGCCTCGGCGATTCGGCGCTGATCGGGTGCGGCACCTACGCCGAGAGCACCATCGGCGGCGCCTCCTGCACCGGCAACGGCGAGGCCATCATCCGCGTGGTCCTGGCCCGGCGCGTCCTGGAGATCCTCAAGGCGCTCGACGACCCCGCGGAAGCCGCGCCGGTGGCGATGGACGTTTTGACCGAGGAAGGGCGCGGGGACGGCGGTGTGATCCTGCTCGACTGGCGGGGACGGACCGCCTTCGCACACTCGACCCCGTTCATGCCTGTCGCCTGGATGAACCCTTCCGAACGCGACCCGGTCCTCCCGTTCTGAGAGCCGGAGCCGGTCGCGTGGGGCCCGTGGTCGAGCTTGCCGATGTTGAGACGGCGCACCGCGCCCTGAGCGGGGCGATCTACGCATCCCCCTGCGCCTTCTCCGAGATGCTCTCCCAGCTCACAGGAAGCCGCTGCTTCGTCAAGCTCGAGAACCTCCAGATGACCGGCTCCTTCAAGGAGCGTGGGGCCGCGAATCTGCTCCAGAGCCTCACGCCCGGGGAGCGGCGGCAAGGGGTCGTGGCAGCCAGCGCCGGCAACCACGGGCTGGCCGTGGCGTTCCACGGCCGGCGGCTCGCCATCCCCGCGGTGATCGTCATGCCCGAATGGGCGCCGCTGATCAAAGTGACCTCAGCCCGACGCTACGGAGCCGAGGTCATCCTCGCTGGCGCCAACTACGACGAGGCCTATGCCCACGCGCGGCGGCTACAGCAGGAGCGGAATCTGGTCTTCGTTCACCCCTTCGACGATCCGCGGGTGATCGCGGGCCAGGGTACGATCGGCCTCGAGCTCCTCGAGCAGTGCCCCGACCTGGACGCGATCGTCGTGCCGGTCGGCGGCGGCGGGCTCGTCGCGGGGATCGCTGTGGCGGTGAAAGCCCTCAAGCCGAGCGTACGGGTGATCGGCGTCCAGGCCGAGGCGCTGCCGGCGATGCGGCGCGCCCTGACCGCGGGCGCGCCTGTCACGCTCTCCCCGGCCGCCACGATCGCCGACGGCATTGCCGTGCGCCAGGTGGGAGAGCTGACCTTCGAGATCGTCCGCCGGCTGGTCGACGAGGTGGTGGCCGTGGACGAGGAGGAGATCGCCAACGCGATCCTCCTGCTGCTGGAGATCGAGAAGGCCGTGGTCGAAGGCGCCGGGGCCACCACGCTCGCCGCGCTCGTCAACCGGAAGGCACGGCTCGAGGGGAAGACGGTCGCCCTGGTCCTCTCGGGCGGTAACATCGACGTCAACGTGGTCTCGCGGATCATCGAGCGCGGTCTCGTCAAGGACGGCCGGCTGGTGCGCCTCTCGGTTCTCCTCCAGGACCGTCCCGGCGCCCTCGCGCGGCTGACCGGCATGGTCGCCGCGGCCCGCGCGAACATCCTCCACATCGTCCACAACCGCGCCTTCTCGCGCGCGCGGATCGGTGAGAGCGAGGTCGAGCTGACCCTCGAGACCTCGGGACGGGATCAGATCGACGCCGTGATCAAGAGCCTCCGGAGCGCCGGCTATCAGGTGGAGGAGCTGGGGGAACGGGACCGGGGCTGACTCAATCGGAGGGGGACACCCGCGCCTCCGGCGCGGGTACCCGGGCCCCCTCCGAGGCCTCCCCCAGGAATGGCGGTTCGAGCCGAGCGGCTGCCGACGAGCCGCAGGCGTGGCAGTTCGAGCCGAGGCGCTTCGGCGCAGGCAGCGTCATCGCCTGCGCCAGCGGCGAGGCGAAACCCGAGTAAGTCAAAGCCACGAGGCGAGGCCCGAGTTGGTTGCTCGGGCCGGGTACCCACGGCGGAGCCATGGGTGCGCGCTCGAAGGTCGTTACTCCGACAGCGGCCGCCGCCGGGATCAGGAAGGTCCGGAGCCCGTCTCGCAGAGCGGCTGCTGGTCGGGGGGGAGTCGCGATGCGATGGCCGCCCTCACCCGGCGGGCGAGCTCCTGGGCGGCCGTCTTCAGGTCGGGCTCCTGGGGCGGGACGATCGGCGGGTGGTAGACGATCGTGATCCGGCCCGGCCTCGGGAGAAGACGCTTCGGCGGCCAGGCCTCGTGCCCGCCCGCGATCGTGACGGGGAGGACCGGGACACCGAGTGAAACGGCAAGCCTGAACGCCCCGGCCTTGAACGGTTGGAGCCTCCCGTCGGCCGAGCGGCCACCCTCGGGGAAGATCATCATCGCGGCCCCCACCTGAAGGAGGCGCACCGCCTCCCGCGTAGCGCGACGGTCCGCGGCGTCGACCTCGACCGGGAAGGCGCGCAACCGACGGATCATCCAGCCCAGCCCTG
This sequence is a window from Candidatus Rokuibacteriota bacterium. Protein-coding genes within it:
- a CDS encoding ABC transporter permease; this translates as MTALVVRRVVRLLVVCLGVSLVTFSILHVSGDPVALMMPEATEADRVLLRGALGFEQPLTTQFARFVANTATGNFGNSFYHRAPAMPLVLERMPTTLTLTVLAMGLALAVALPVGIYGAVRRNSPVDHVATVVVFLGQSMPVFWTGIMLILLFAVQWRLLPVSGWQSWSAAVLPALTLGSFSAPLLLRIVRSSMLEVLNLDYVRTARATGVSEWGVILRHALKNAALPLVTVAGLQFGLLLGGAVITESVFAVPGVGRLIVDAIRQLDFPVVQAAVFLLAMIVVGVNFVVDLLYLFLNPQIRLR
- a CDS encoding ABC transporter permease: MAIRTLPREQVEYAAEVPRAGERSRVWRKLARNPMALLGSLILLVVMGVALAAPFVAPHDPAKQSLIRRFVPPFWATGGHPAHLLGTDQVGRDVLSRIIHGARISLLVGVSAVVVSVILGVTLGLLSGYVGGRPDMVIMTIVDVTLSFPQLLLALAFVAALGPSLVTIIVVLGATGWERYARVVRAEVLALREKDFVEAARAMGAGSFRTLVRHVLPNTFSSVIVLSTLQVAQAILQEAALSFLGVGSGRAYPTWGQMIALGRDFVTVAWWLPTFPGLAILLTVLAINLVGDRLRDAFDPRVT
- a CDS encoding branched-chain amino acid ABC transporter permease translates to MDVFLQLLIGGILQGGIYALGAFGLSLIFGVLRVLNVAHGDFLVLGGLATYWLYTTFGLSPFLGIGLVLPAFGLVGMVTERLLIRPIRARTPHEFLVASILITLGLALAIEDLSAFSMVQPVKGIDYTLAPLRVGSVVISSLRLISLAVILSLALALHAFLTRSLEGKAIRAVIEDREGAMLAGINLSAVSRNTFGIGIALTAVAGVFFVTIIPVEPHLGIPLTLKYLSIIVLGGLGNLPGTLLGAVILGLAESLVGFWLGAEWSVTVAFVILVTILLLRPRGLLG
- a CDS encoding branched-chain amino acid ABC transporter permease; this translates as MTRLAIFLLCLATAAVLPLLTTTYVTSLFLALFLTAALAQSYDLVGGHLGYMNLGHAAFFGIGAYTFGILYAGGWGLPRAWIAAVLLPVAAALVMSYPFFRLRGAYFALATFGLVVLLERLTSNLAWLTRGSEGLTIPPGYRLYPAYYVLLGLCAFLTVAIWWLSRSRIGLALVAIREDEDAIGAYGVAPFRFKCAALTASAGVAGLVGAVYTWQATYITPVDIFSIERAVGPVVMAMIGGSGTVLGPLVGSLLIEAIREALRLKTQYLALTVYGGMLILVGLFIPGGLMRLARGRFGRARATEGRK
- a CDS encoding uracil-DNA glycosylase, with the translated sequence MASLTPLQATVIACRLCPRLVRHREAVAARPPRRYAGQSYWARPLPGFGDPAARLLILGLAPAAHGGNRTGRMFTGDGSGQWLARALHEAGFASRASSTHVGDGFALTGAYITAAVRCAPPGNKPTPREMARCQPYLEAELRLLERVTVVVALGRIAFDAFLRARAALGRPGLRPKPRFSHGAEVRFPDGVTLIASYHPSQQNTFTGKLTRPMLARVFGRARRLVRAGSG
- a CDS encoding ABC transporter ATP-binding protein, with the protein product MALLSVDRLSVSFGGLAALSNVSLAVERGEIVGLIGPNGAGKTTLFNAITGFVRPSGGRIHFKGQPITGWSAHRICWAGIARTFQIVRFLPELSVLENVLVAGSFGRRRGNGRVMSRAEAVRLLERVRLGARAGDAPGALPLADRKRLEIARALATGPELLLLDEVLSGLRGHEARELMALIQVLRGEGTTVVMIEHIMKAIMALSDRVVVLHHGEKIAEGTPAEVSTSPRVINAYLGTARSHDPAGPPGSRG
- a CDS encoding isoaspartyl peptidase/L-asparaginase; translated protein: MASRVPTLIVHGGAGADPAEGRDELRAGLREAVTAGWGVLSGGGGALDAVEAAVRSLEGHPRFNAGRGAALTRDGTVELDASIMEGDRLRAGAVGGVTRIAHPITLARRILEDGQHVLLVGEGALAFAREQGLPECDPSELVTERQLKRWEAARRGNTVGAVALDLHGTIAAATSTGGTAGKLPGRLGDSALIGCGTYAESTIGGASCTGNGEAIIRVVLARRVLEILKALDDPAEAAPVAMDVLTEEGRGDGGVILLDWRGRTAFAHSTPFMPVAWMNPSERDPVLPF
- a CDS encoding threonine ammonia-lyase, which translates into the protein MVELADVETAHRALSGAIYASPCAFSEMLSQLTGSRCFVKLENLQMTGSFKERGAANLLQSLTPGERRQGVVAASAGNHGLAVAFHGRRLAIPAVIVMPEWAPLIKVTSARRYGAEVILAGANYDEAYAHARRLQQERNLVFVHPFDDPRVIAGQGTIGLELLEQCPDLDAIVVPVGGGGLVAGIAVAVKALKPSVRVIGVQAEALPAMRRALTAGAPVTLSPAATIADGIAVRQVGELTFEIVRRLVDEVVAVDEEEIANAILLLLEIEKAVVEGAGATTLAALVNRKARLEGKTVALVLSGGNIDVNVVSRIIERGLVKDGRLVRLSVLLQDRPGALARLTGMVAAARANILHIVHNRAFSRARIGESEVELTLETSGRDQIDAVIKSLRSAGYQVEELGERDRG
- a CDS encoding 1-acyl-sn-glycerol-3-phosphate acyltransferase yields the protein MRTPVVNLTRPLLWLLARAYFGIRFEGVGHVPLEGPLIIAPNHVTYADPPLVSIPLRRPIYYMAWRRLFEVPGLGWMIRRLRAFPVEVDAADRRATREAVRLLQVGAAMMIFPEGGRSADGRLQPFKAGAFRLAVSLGVPVLPVTIAGGHEAWPPKRLLPRPGRITIVYHPPIVPPQEPDLKTAAQELARRVRAAIASRLPPDQQPLCETGSGPS